The following proteins are co-located in the Pirellulales bacterium genome:
- a CDS encoding cytochrome b N-terminal domain-containing protein — translation MLKSLADWFDNRTGARKLIHEALFEPIPGGARWRYVWGSALVMALVTQIVTGVFLWMFYSPSTTTAWESVYYIQYEATGGWLLRGVHHFMASAMVVLLALHFVQVVWDGAYRAPRELNFVLGVVLMLIVLGLALTGYLLPWDQKGYWATTVGTNLASQAPVVGPELRKLAIGGSDYGHQTLTRFFALHAGVLPGAMAAFLALHIALFRRHGIHAKQPLKSPTAMFWPDQVLKDAVAALGVLAAVLGLTVYYGGAELTAPADPANPYDAARPEWYFLFLFQFLKWFPGETEVWGAFIIPGVVTAVLLAMPWIGRTRRGHVFNVALLCVLLGGAALLTAQAIREDYFAQGTTQDEVVAMNDPAAAARWEASDRFLRAKRQAEHDAERVIELAGGPDRIPPTGALTLVYEDPYLQGPKLYRQYCASCHNHVSVAQKEPDAGDLANAAPTAPNLFGVGSRAWAAALLDPEQIASAHLYGYEGSPFAEGDMVSYVRDEFGDDADEDQQAAVREAFATVAVALSAEAKLSSQHDADAKVAAVVAAGRELMTGGLADVLTSGMSCTDCHKFHDAGELGSAPDLTGYMSREWLIDFIKNPSSERFYGDNNDRMPAFAAHDDPRLNQLDQKSIELIVDWLRGEWARPEQDDRQSAKQE, via the coding sequence ATGCTCAAGTCCCTCGCCGACTGGTTCGACAACCGCACCGGCGCCCGCAAGCTGATCCACGAAGCCTTGTTCGAGCCGATCCCCGGCGGCGCCCGTTGGCGCTACGTCTGGGGGAGCGCCCTGGTGATGGCGCTGGTCACGCAGATCGTCACCGGCGTATTCCTGTGGATGTTCTACAGCCCCAGTACGACGACCGCCTGGGAGAGCGTCTACTACATCCAATACGAAGCGACCGGCGGTTGGCTGCTGCGCGGGGTGCACCATTTCATGGCCTCGGCGATGGTCGTGCTGCTGGCGCTCCACTTCGTCCAGGTCGTGTGGGACGGGGCGTATCGCGCGCCGCGCGAACTCAACTTCGTGCTGGGCGTCGTGCTGATGCTGATCGTGTTGGGATTGGCGCTCACGGGATACCTGCTCCCCTGGGACCAGAAGGGCTACTGGGCGACCACTGTCGGCACGAACCTCGCCAGCCAAGCGCCGGTGGTCGGACCCGAGCTGCGCAAGCTCGCCATCGGCGGCAGCGACTACGGACACCAGACGCTCACGCGGTTCTTTGCGCTCCACGCAGGGGTGCTCCCTGGGGCGATGGCGGCGTTTCTGGCGCTCCACATCGCGTTGTTCCGACGGCACGGCATCCACGCCAAGCAGCCGCTCAAATCGCCGACGGCCATGTTCTGGCCCGACCAGGTCCTCAAAGACGCGGTTGCGGCGCTGGGGGTGCTCGCGGCCGTGCTGGGGCTGACCGTCTACTACGGCGGGGCCGAACTGACCGCCCCCGCCGACCCGGCCAACCCGTACGACGCCGCCCGGCCCGAGTGGTACTTCCTGTTCCTGTTTCAGTTCCTCAAGTGGTTCCCCGGCGAAACCGAGGTGTGGGGCGCCTTCATCATCCCCGGCGTCGTCACCGCGGTGCTGCTGGCCATGCCGTGGATCGGCCGCACCCGCCGCGGGCATGTGTTCAACGTCGCCCTGCTGTGCGTCCTGCTGGGAGGAGCGGCGCTCTTGACCGCTCAGGCGATCCGCGAGGACTACTTCGCGCAGGGGACTACGCAAGACGAGGTCGTCGCCATGAACGATCCCGCCGCCGCTGCGCGATGGGAGGCGTCGGACCGCTTTTTGCGCGCCAAACGCCAAGCCGAGCACGACGCCGAGCGCGTGATCGAGTTGGCCGGCGGCCCGGACCGCATCCCCCCGACCGGCGCGCTCACGCTCGTCTACGAAGACCCGTACCTGCAGGGGCCGAAGTTGTATCGGCAGTACTGCGCGAGCTGTCACAACCACGTATCGGTCGCACAGAAAGAACCCGACGCCGGCGATCTTGCCAACGCCGCCCCCACGGCGCCAAACCTGTTCGGCGTCGGCTCGCGAGCCTGGGCGGCCGCGCTGCTCGACCCCGAGCAGATCGCATCCGCCCACCTCTACGGATACGAGGGCTCCCCGTTTGCCGAAGGGGACATGGTCTCCTACGTCCGCGACGAATTCGGCGACGACGCCGACGAGGATCAGCAAGCCGCGGTCCGCGAGGCGTTCGCAACGGTCGCCGTCGCGCTCTCCGCCGAGGCGAAACTGTCGTCCCAACACGATGCCGACGCGAAAGTCGCCGCAGTCGTCGCCGCGGGGCGCGAGTTGATGACCGGCGGCCTCGCCGACGTCCTGACCAGCGGCATGAGCTGCACCGACTGTCACAAATTCCACGACGCGGGCGAGCTCGGCTCGGCGCCCGACCTCACCGGGTACATGTCGCGCGAGTGGCTTATCGACTTCATCAAGAACCCCTCCAGCGAACGCTTCTACGGCGACAACAACGATCGCATGCCGGCGTTCGCCGCGCACGACGACCCGCGACTCAACCAGCTCGACCAGAAGTCGATCGAACTGATCGTCGACTGGCTCCGCGGCGAGTGGGCCCGGCCGGAGCAAGACGACCGCCAAAGCGCGAAGCAAGAATGA
- a CDS encoding Rieske 2Fe-2S domain-containing protein, with protein MSNNSHPPRRSFLAAVVAVVAGAIATLTPLAIGIVAFLTPLFRRRESPLVRVALLEQVPDDGVPRSFPVTASRVDAWNRSPAQRIGAVYLVRNPGEKTPIALSAKCPHAGCFVGFAPGADHFNCPCHTSSFKLDGARARGDAEVSPRDMDRLPVEVREIDGPGDLVHFEVWVEFIDFQTGHKEQIRTA; from the coding sequence ATGTCCAATAATTCACATCCCCCCCGGCGGTCGTTCCTCGCCGCGGTCGTGGCGGTCGTCGCCGGGGCGATCGCTACGCTCACGCCGCTGGCGATCGGAATCGTCGCCTTTCTCACTCCGCTGTTCCGCCGCCGCGAGTCGCCGCTCGTGCGCGTCGCCCTGTTGGAGCAGGTCCCCGACGACGGCGTCCCGCGCTCGTTCCCTGTCACCGCCAGCCGGGTCGACGCCTGGAACCGCTCCCCCGCGCAACGGATCGGCGCCGTCTATCTCGTCCGCAACCCGGGCGAGAAAACGCCGATCGCGCTGAGCGCCAAGTGCCCCCACGCGGGGTGCTTCGTCGGGTTCGCCCCCGGGGCCGACCACTTCAACTGCCCGTGCCACACCAGCTCGTTCAAGCTCGACGGCGCCCGGGCCCGCGGCGACGCCGAGGTCTCGCCCCGCGACATGGACCGGCTGCCCGTCGAAGTCCGTGAAATCGACGGACCCGGCGATCTTGTCCACTTTGAAGTCTGGGTCGAGTTCATCGACTTCCAAACCGGTCACAAAGAGCAAATTCGCACGGCATGA
- a CDS encoding bifunctional oligoribonuclease/PAP phosphatase NrnA gives MSISWQPLVELIDRHESFLITSHCRADCDAAGSEIALALALESLGKRALVVNGDPLPEHIAFIDPQGRVLELGVGAPLETLRQCEALIVVDTSAWGQLGPMADVVRAFSGPRAVVDHHVSADDLGALVFKDATAEATGRLILELCEALGVAITPEIAAPLFAAIATDTGWFRFSSVTDATFLALAKLTAAGASPPRLFSLLFEQHSLARLHLRGRILDHVRSECNGRLMWTYVTAEDFAVTGASKTDTEDAINALLTVAGAEVAALFVELEPEVTKASLRSRNDFDVRAVAEQFGGGGHRAAAGISYRGPRPAAQEAILDALRAGLG, from the coding sequence ATGAGCATCTCCTGGCAGCCGCTGGTCGAGTTGATCGATCGGCACGAATCGTTCCTGATCACCAGCCACTGCCGCGCCGACTGCGACGCGGCGGGAAGCGAGATCGCCTTGGCCCTGGCCTTGGAGTCGCTCGGCAAACGCGCGCTCGTCGTCAACGGCGACCCCCTCCCCGAGCACATCGCGTTCATCGACCCGCAAGGCCGCGTGCTGGAGCTGGGGGTCGGCGCGCCGCTGGAGACGCTCCGCCAGTGCGAAGCGCTCATCGTGGTCGACACCAGCGCATGGGGGCAGCTCGGCCCCATGGCCGACGTCGTCCGCGCGTTCTCCGGCCCGCGGGCGGTCGTCGATCACCATGTCAGCGCCGACGACCTCGGCGCTCTCGTGTTCAAGGACGCGACCGCCGAGGCGACCGGCCGCCTGATCCTCGAACTGTGCGAAGCGCTGGGCGTCGCAATCACTCCCGAAATCGCCGCGCCCCTGTTCGCGGCGATCGCCACCGACACCGGCTGGTTCCGCTTTTCGTCGGTCACGGACGCGACGTTCCTGGCGCTGGCGAAATTGACCGCCGCCGGGGCGAGCCCCCCGCGACTGTTTTCGCTGCTGTTCGAGCAGCACAGCTTGGCGCGGCTTCACCTCCGCGGGCGGATCCTCGACCACGTCCGCAGCGAGTGCAACGGCCGGTTGATGTGGACCTACGTCACGGCCGAGGACTTCGCCGTCACCGGCGCAAGCAAGACCGACACCGAGGACGCGATCAATGCGCTGTTGACCGTCGCCGGGGCGGAGGTCGCGGCGCTGTTCGTCGAACTCGAACCGGAAGTCACCAAAGCGAGCCTCCGCAGCCGCAACGACTTCGACGTTCGCGCGGTCGCCGAGCAATTCGGCGGCGGCGGTCACCGCGCCGCCGCAGGCATCTCCTACCGCGGACCCCGCCCCGCCGCCCAGGAAGCGATCCTTGACGCCCTGCGCGCGGGCCTTGGATAA
- a CDS encoding bifunctional riboflavin kinase/FAD synthetase, which produces MVARLSGRDAICQIDGWLGSNEVSPQRIPWAPLLCDPSRPSKGCKWYHDRLSRLVDPAAPGRDNRGFVAVADFGIARVPVIRQLADFPAKLRGGAVAIGNFDGVHAGHRRIVAQLLLRARELRGPALVFTFDPHPVRLLRPESCPPPLTWTRRKAQLLAEIGVDRVVAYPTDEALLALSAREFFDRIVVDALGARALVEGPNFYFGHDRAGNVEVLGRFAATAGMTLDVVQPVAVGGELVSSSRIRALVAAGDVALAAELLQRPYRIRGMVTHGAGRGAKLGFPTANLEAIDTLLPADGVYAGRAYFDGDSAAAAIHLGPNPTFGDHVRKVEIHLIDRSETLYSQPLEVEFARRLRGVQTFASQDELLAQLEADVAAARAAAAP; this is translated from the coding sequence ATGGTCGCGCGTTTGTCAGGTCGTGATGCCATTTGCCAAATTGATGGGTGGCTGGGGTCGAACGAAGTGAGCCCCCAGCGGATCCCCTGGGCTCCGCTGCTCTGCGACCCCAGCCGCCCTTCCAAAGGCTGCAAATGGTATCACGACCGTTTGTCACGCCTCGTTGACCCTGCGGCGCCCGGGCGGGATAATCGCGGTTTCGTCGCCGTTGCCGACTTCGGAATCGCTCGCGTGCCGGTCATTCGTCAACTTGCCGACTTCCCCGCCAAGCTGCGCGGCGGCGCCGTGGCGATCGGCAACTTCGACGGGGTCCACGCCGGGCATCGCCGCATCGTCGCTCAATTGCTCCTGCGGGCGCGCGAGCTGCGCGGCCCCGCCCTCGTGTTCACCTTCGACCCGCACCCGGTGCGACTCTTGCGCCCGGAGAGCTGCCCCCCGCCGCTCACTTGGACCCGCCGCAAAGCCCAACTGCTGGCCGAAATCGGCGTCGATCGAGTCGTCGCCTATCCCACCGACGAGGCGCTGCTGGCGCTCTCGGCTCGGGAGTTCTTCGACCGCATCGTCGTCGACGCCCTCGGGGCGCGAGCGCTCGTCGAGGGTCCCAACTTCTACTTCGGCCACGATCGCGCGGGGAACGTCGAGGTGCTCGGCCGGTTCGCCGCCACGGCGGGGATGACGCTCGACGTCGTGCAGCCGGTCGCCGTCGGGGGCGAGCTCGTCTCCAGCAGCCGCATCCGCGCGCTTGTCGCTGCGGGGGACGTGGCCCTGGCCGCTGAACTGCTCCAGCGCCCGTACCGCATCCGCGGCATGGTGACCCACGGCGCCGGCCGCGGAGCGAAGCTCGGCTTTCCCACGGCCAACCTCGAGGCGATCGACACGCTGCTGCCCGCCGACGGGGTGTACGCCGGCCGAGCGTACTTCGACGGCGACAGCGCCGCGGCAGCGATCCACCTGGGACCCAACCCCACCTTCGGCGATCATGTCCGCAAGGTCGAGATTCACCTGATCGACCGCAGCGAGACCTTGTACAGCCAGCCGCTGGAGGTCGAGTTCGCCCGCCGGCTGCGGGGCGTGCAGACCTTCGCCTCGCAGGACGAACTGCTGGCCCAACTCGAGGCCGACGTCGCCGCGGCCCGCGCGGCGGCCGCGCCATAA
- a CDS encoding Ppx/GppA family phosphatase has product MPQQQTYLSPDLAPRLAAIDVGSNSIRLVVAEAQPGGRYRVLDEDRETTRLARALANGGELDEESINLSVAALRRFKAIAEGLHAGRIRAIATCAVREATNGAEFCRRVEEEVGLPIEVISSHKEADLAFASVRRRVDLAGKNTLLADIGGGSTELIVASGEVVESVYATRLGAVRLAERFGAGQALAGDDYVAMQRWIDRELKQITGGKTTPLHGLIGSGGTFTSAASIVMAGRGLAALPAGGSQMSRAEVRHLVDRLRKMTPKERRDVPGLNPDRADIIVPGLAIIDRIMKRFRVNKLHVHAYGVRDGLLLSMIDEMQGARDAGPPSPDEQIDRFAATCGVELRHARHISRLAVEIYRGLRKLFELPAGDERLLAAAARLQDAGYLISYEGHHKHSYHLILHSRLDMFRPEELEIVANVARYHRGSEPKGKHLNWRALAPAAQLRVAQMAAVLRIAGGLDRSHNQTVHRVRVEGTPDQVELAIEADEYPETDLWAARRRAGLFEKVFAATLTMEWAGVRAAAPG; this is encoded by the coding sequence ATGCCGCAGCAGCAGACGTATCTGAGTCCGGATCTTGCGCCCCGGTTGGCGGCGATTGACGTCGGCAGCAACAGCATTCGGCTGGTCGTCGCCGAGGCTCAGCCGGGGGGGCGCTACCGGGTGCTCGACGAGGATCGCGAGACGACCCGGCTCGCCCGGGCGCTGGCCAACGGCGGCGAACTCGACGAGGAGTCGATCAACCTGTCGGTCGCGGCGCTGCGGCGGTTCAAGGCCATCGCCGAGGGGCTGCACGCCGGGCGGATACGGGCGATCGCCACGTGCGCGGTTCGCGAGGCGACCAACGGCGCCGAGTTTTGCCGGCGCGTCGAGGAGGAGGTCGGCCTGCCGATCGAGGTGATCAGCTCGCACAAAGAGGCCGACCTGGCGTTCGCCAGCGTGCGGCGGCGGGTCGATCTCGCGGGCAAGAACACGCTGCTGGCCGACATCGGCGGGGGGAGCACCGAGCTGATCGTCGCCTCGGGCGAGGTCGTCGAGTCGGTCTACGCGACCCGACTGGGCGCCGTGCGGCTGGCCGAGCGGTTTGGCGCCGGGCAGGCGCTGGCCGGGGACGACTACGTGGCGATGCAGCGGTGGATCGACCGCGAGTTGAAGCAAATCACGGGGGGGAAAACCACGCCGCTCCATGGGCTGATCGGCTCGGGAGGGACTTTCACCAGCGCGGCGAGCATCGTGATGGCGGGGCGCGGATTGGCGGCGCTTCCGGCCGGCGGGTCCCAAATGTCGCGGGCCGAGGTGCGACACCTCGTCGACCGGTTGCGGAAGATGACCCCCAAAGAGCGTCGCGACGTTCCGGGCCTCAATCCCGATCGGGCCGACATCATCGTCCCCGGGCTGGCGATCATCGACCGAATCATGAAGCGGTTTCGCGTGAACAAGCTGCATGTGCACGCGTACGGAGTGCGCGACGGGCTGCTGTTGTCGATGATCGACGAGATGCAGGGCGCCCGAGACGCCGGGCCTCCGTCGCCCGACGAGCAGATCGACCGCTTCGCCGCGACCTGCGGGGTGGAGCTGCGGCACGCGAGGCACATCTCGCGGTTGGCGGTGGAGATCTATCGGGGCCTGCGCAAGTTGTTCGAGCTCCCCGCGGGGGACGAGCGGTTGCTCGCCGCGGCGGCGCGGCTGCAGGACGCGGGATACCTCATCAGTTACGAAGGGCATCACAAGCATTCGTATCACCTGATCCTCCATTCGCGGCTCGACATGTTTCGGCCGGAGGAACTCGAGATCGTCGCGAACGTGGCGCGGTACCATCGCGGGTCGGAGCCGAAGGGGAAGCACCTCAATTGGCGGGCCCTCGCGCCGGCGGCTCAGTTGCGCGTGGCGCAGATGGCCGCTGTGTTGCGGATCGCGGGAGGGCTCGATCGGAGCCACAATCAGACGGTTCACCGCGTGCGGGTGGAAGGGACCCCCGACCAAGTCGAACTGGCGATCGAGGCGGACGAGTACCCCGAGACCGACCTGTGGGCGGCGCGGCGACGGGCCGGGTTGTTCGAGAAGGTGTTCGCCGCGACGCTCACGATGGAGTGGGCGGGGGTGCGCGCGGCGGCGCCGGGGTGA
- a CDS encoding NAD(P)H-hydrate dehydratase: MAVDRTQDPLPVLPRRAPDGHKGDYGRVLVVGGSLGMAGAPALAAMAAHRSGAGLVTVATPRSVQPTVAAFDPCTMTVPLVEDADGCIDFANIVDFAAAARQYDVWAVGPGLGRSAGLTELVAQLYRTIPGTMVVDADGLNALAAASERNPRLWENPPGPRVLTPHPGEFERLVGARPTTPAERIDAALDFVARDPSGATVVVLKGRGSVVADATQIAVNRTGNPGMATGGTGDCLTGVIAALAAQELSAWDAARLGAHLHGAAGDVAAERLGQQSMTARDLVDALPAAFMELPR, translated from the coding sequence ATGGCCGTCGATCGCACGCAAGACCCGCTCCCCGTGTTGCCGCGCCGCGCGCCCGACGGCCACAAAGGCGACTACGGGCGCGTGCTGGTCGTTGGCGGGTCGCTGGGCATGGCCGGCGCCCCGGCGCTCGCAGCCATGGCCGCCCACCGCAGCGGCGCGGGACTCGTCACGGTCGCGACCCCGCGGTCCGTGCAGCCGACCGTCGCCGCGTTCGACCCCTGCACGATGACCGTGCCGCTGGTCGAAGACGCCGACGGATGCATCGACTTCGCCAACATCGTCGACTTCGCCGCGGCCGCCCGGCAGTACGACGTGTGGGCCGTCGGCCCGGGGCTGGGACGCTCGGCCGGACTCACCGAACTGGTCGCGCAACTCTACCGCACGATTCCCGGGACGATGGTCGTCGACGCCGACGGGCTGAACGCGCTGGCCGCGGCGAGCGAGCGCAACCCGCGCCTGTGGGAGAACCCGCCGGGGCCGCGAGTGCTGACTCCCCACCCGGGCGAGTTCGAGCGCCTCGTCGGCGCTCGCCCCACGACGCCGGCCGAGCGGATCGACGCTGCGCTCGATTTCGTCGCTCGTGACCCGAGCGGCGCCACGGTCGTCGTGCTCAAGGGGCGCGGATCGGTCGTCGCCGACGCGACTCAAATCGCGGTGAACCGAACCGGCAATCCCGGCATGGCCACGGGAGGCACGGGGGATTGTCTCACTGGGGTGATCGCGGCGCTGGCGGCGCAAGAACTGTCGGCGTGGGACGCGGCCCGACTTGGCGCTCACCTCCACGGCGCCGCCGGAGACGTCGCCGCCGAGCGATTAGGACAGCAGTCGATGACGGCCCGCGATCTGGTCGATGCGCTTCCCGCGGCATTCATGGAATTGCCGCGTTAA
- the larB gene encoding nickel pincer cofactor biosynthesis protein LarB has translation MTAEELTQLARRMLAGDLSPGEMHERIVAASERPAGLTHATVDLDRRRRCGFPEVIYGEGKTPETIAAIAERLLAADQRVLATRIDAAKAAAVAALLPGIAYNPTARTLRIDPREAAALAEGARPGRVAVIAAGTSDLPVAEEARETLAWMGIDATMVFDVGVAGPHRLPERLAEFQSAAAIVVVAGMEGALPSVVGGYVACPVFAVPTSVGYGASLGGIAALLAMLNSCASNVAVVNIDAGFKAGYLAGLVASRATE, from the coding sequence ATGACCGCCGAAGAGCTCACGCAACTTGCTCGACGCATGCTCGCCGGCGACCTGTCGCCCGGCGAGATGCACGAGCGGATCGTCGCCGCGTCGGAGCGTCCCGCCGGGCTGACTCACGCGACGGTGGATCTCGATCGCCGCCGCCGCTGCGGATTCCCCGAGGTGATCTACGGCGAAGGCAAAACGCCCGAGACGATCGCCGCAATCGCCGAGCGGTTGCTCGCCGCCGACCAACGGGTCCTCGCCACGCGCATCGACGCCGCCAAGGCCGCAGCCGTCGCGGCGCTGCTCCCCGGGATCGCCTACAATCCGACGGCTCGCACGCTGCGGATCGATCCCCGCGAGGCCGCGGCGCTCGCCGAGGGCGCCCGCCCGGGGCGCGTCGCGGTGATCGCCGCAGGAACGAGCGACCTCCCCGTCGCCGAGGAAGCCCGCGAGACGCTTGCCTGGATGGGAATCGACGCGACGATGGTGTTCGACGTGGGGGTCGCGGGGCCCCACCGGCTCCCCGAGCGGCTCGCCGAGTTCCAATCCGCCGCGGCGATCGTCGTCGTCGCGGGGATGGAGGGGGCGCTCCCCAGCGTCGTCGGCGGTTACGTCGCGTGCCCCGTGTTCGCCGTCCCCACGAGCGTCGGCTACGGCGCCAGCCTGGGCGGAATCGCCGCGCTGTTGGCGATGCTCAACAGTTGCGCAAGCAACGTCGCGGTGGTCAACATCGACGCGGGGTTCAAGGCCGGTTATCTCGCGGGGCTGGTCGCCTCGCGCGCCACGGAGTGA
- a CDS encoding AAA family ATPase produces the protein MYLDYWQLNGKPFESHPGEAFCFRGEAFQAAEHKLRYALDSRLPAVAFAGPAGVGKTLLLESLAGQLPSNVGPLVHVVFPQMSERDLLVYLAERFGAPPTAQPRHTVEESLRRLEYLFQQNRTSGRHAVLAIDEAHLLEDSGLLEPLRLLLNLRPGGETAFTLVLCGQPTLLPILARFGALDDRIDLKVTLAALSAEQTAAYVQHRLAAAGATRTIFSPDALATAHKLAHGVPRRINRLCDLALLVGFANSQHTLDGADVQAVSDELVNVAMAA, from the coding sequence ATGTACCTCGACTATTGGCAACTCAACGGCAAGCCGTTTGAATCACACCCCGGCGAGGCGTTTTGCTTCCGTGGCGAGGCGTTTCAGGCCGCCGAGCACAAGCTGCGTTACGCGCTCGACAGCCGCCTGCCGGCCGTGGCGTTTGCGGGGCCGGCGGGGGTCGGCAAGACGCTGCTGCTCGAATCGCTGGCCGGGCAACTGCCGTCGAACGTCGGGCCGTTGGTCCATGTCGTGTTCCCGCAAATGAGCGAGCGCGACCTGTTGGTCTACCTAGCCGAGCGCTTCGGCGCCCCGCCGACGGCCCAGCCGCGACACACGGTCGAGGAGAGTCTGCGCCGCTTGGAGTACCTGTTCCAACAGAACCGCACGAGCGGCCGGCACGCCGTGCTCGCGATCGACGAAGCCCATCTGCTCGAGGACTCGGGCTTGCTCGAACCGCTGCGGCTGCTGTTGAACCTGCGCCCCGGCGGAGAGACCGCCTTCACGCTCGTGTTGTGCGGGCAGCCGACGCTGTTGCCGATTCTCGCCCGGTTCGGCGCGCTCGACGACCGGATCGACTTGAAGGTGACGCTCGCCGCGCTCTCAGCCGAGCAGACCGCCGCCTACGTCCAGCACCGCCTCGCCGCAGCCGGGGCGACGCGCACCATCTTCTCGCCCGACGCCCTGGCGACCGCCCACAAACTCGCTCACGGCGTCCCCCGGCGGATCAATCGGCTGTGCGACCTGGCGCTGCTCGTGGGATTCGCCAATTCGCAACACACGCTCGACGGGGCCGACGTCCAGGCGGTCAGCGACGAGCTGGTCAACGTCGCCATGGCCGCGTGA
- a CDS encoding AAA family ATPase produces MYHAHWGLERTPFAAGIDPTAYYEGAPQAEALARLRFFVHERRHAGILLGDRGAGKSLLLAMFARERRAAGQTPIELNLAGLSTGELLWQLASQLAIGPRAGEDAPRLYRRIADWVAARPVDEPPIVLLADDADQAGPDALAQLVRLGRLAPRAGRPWLAVVFAAARARAGRLGEALLEAIDLRIDLEPWDDDDAAGYVQFALLEAGCERPLFDDEALSVLHALSGGNPRRLNRLADYALLGAAATGLDQVDAGTVEAAHDALGWSTAA; encoded by the coding sequence ATGTATCACGCCCATTGGGGACTCGAGCGCACGCCGTTCGCCGCGGGGATCGACCCGACGGCGTACTACGAGGGTGCGCCGCAAGCCGAGGCGTTGGCCCGGCTGCGATTCTTCGTCCACGAGCGGCGCCATGCGGGGATCCTGCTGGGAGATCGCGGGGCGGGCAAGTCGCTGCTGTTGGCGATGTTCGCCCGCGAACGACGCGCCGCGGGCCAGACGCCCATCGAGTTGAATCTCGCCGGACTCTCGACCGGCGAACTCTTGTGGCAGTTGGCCAGTCAGTTGGCGATCGGGCCGCGGGCCGGCGAAGACGCGCCGCGGCTGTATCGTCGCATCGCCGACTGGGTCGCCGCGCGCCCGGTCGACGAACCGCCGATCGTACTGTTAGCCGACGACGCCGACCAAGCGGGGCCCGATGCGCTGGCACAACTCGTGCGGCTGGGGCGATTGGCTCCGCGAGCCGGGAGGCCGTGGTTGGCCGTCGTGTTCGCCGCGGCGCGGGCGCGTGCGGGCCGGCTGGGCGAGGCGCTCTTGGAAGCGATCGATCTGCGAATCGACCTCGAGCCATGGGACGACGACGACGCGGCGGGTTACGTGCAGTTCGCCCTGCTGGAAGCGGGATGCGAGCGGCCCCTGTTCGACGACGAAGCGTTGTCGGTGCTCCATGCCCTCAGCGGCGGCAATCCGCGCCGGCTTAACCGGTTGGCCGATTACGCCCTCTTGGGCGCCGCGGCGACGGGGCTCGACCAAGTCGACGCGGGGACCGTCGAGGCCGCTCACGACGCGCTCGGCTGGTCGACCGCGGCGTAG